Proteins from a genomic interval of Ralstonia wenshanensis:
- the catA gene encoding catechol 1,2-dioxygenase, with amino-acid sequence MNARVFQTKEVQDLLKAATNLDGKEGNARLKQITHRLLADLFKAIDDLDITPDEVWAGINYLNKLGQDGEAALLAAGVGLEKYLDIRMDAADEALGINGGTPRTIEGPLYVAGTTVRDGVSRIDIDPDPAAGPLVIHGTVTGPEGKPVAGAVVECWHANSNGFYSHFDPTGAQSPFNLRGAVRTGADGKYEFRTLMPVGYGCPPQGATQQLLNGLARHGNRPAHVHFFVTSNGHRKLTTQFNIEGDPLIWDDFAYATREELIPHVVEKTGGAALGLKGDTYKDIEFNVVLTPLVQGKDNQRVNRLRASAEA; translated from the coding sequence ATGAACGCGCGCGTATTCCAAACGAAAGAAGTGCAGGACCTGCTGAAGGCCGCCACCAACCTGGACGGCAAAGAGGGCAACGCCCGCCTGAAGCAGATCACCCACCGTTTGCTGGCCGACCTGTTCAAGGCCATCGACGACCTCGACATCACGCCAGATGAAGTCTGGGCGGGCATCAACTACCTCAACAAGCTTGGCCAGGACGGCGAAGCCGCATTGCTGGCGGCCGGCGTGGGCCTGGAGAAGTATCTCGATATCCGTATGGACGCTGCGGACGAGGCGCTCGGCATCAACGGCGGTACGCCGCGCACGATCGAGGGCCCGCTGTACGTTGCCGGTACGACGGTGCGCGATGGCGTGTCCAGGATCGACATCGATCCGGACCCGGCGGCAGGCCCGCTCGTCATTCACGGCACGGTGACGGGGCCGGAGGGCAAGCCGGTGGCCGGCGCCGTGGTCGAGTGCTGGCACGCAAACTCGAACGGCTTCTATTCGCATTTCGATCCGACCGGTGCGCAGAGCCCGTTCAACCTGCGCGGCGCGGTCAGGACCGGTGCCGATGGCAAATATGAATTCCGCACGCTCATGCCAGTGGGCTACGGCTGCCCGCCGCAAGGTGCTACGCAGCAACTGCTGAACGGGCTTGCCCGCCACGGCAACCGGCCGGCGCATGTGCACTTCTTCGTCACGAGCAATGGCCACCGCAAGCTGACGACGCAATTCAATATCGAAGGCGATCCGCTGATCTGGGACGACTTCGCCTACGCCACCCGCGAAGAGCTGATTCCGCATGTGGTGGAGAAAACGGGCGGTGCGGCGCTGGGCCTGAAAGGCGATACGTACAAGGACATCGAATTCAATGTCGTCCTGACGCCGCTGGTTCAGGGCAAGGACAACCAGCGCGTGAACCGCCTGCGCGCTTCGGCAGAGGCTTGA
- the catC gene encoding muconolactone Delta-isomerase, whose translation MLFHVRMDVRLPADMPADVANEIKAREKAYSQDLQRSGKWRHIWRLVGEYANVSVFDVQSNAELHDILTALPLFPYMEISVTPMCRHPSSVHSKDD comes from the coding sequence ATGCTGTTCCACGTCCGCATGGATGTCCGCCTGCCGGCCGACATGCCCGCCGATGTCGCCAACGAGATCAAGGCGCGCGAGAAGGCCTATTCGCAGGACCTGCAGCGCAGCGGCAAGTGGCGCCACATCTGGCGCCTGGTTGGCGAGTACGCGAACGTCAGCGTCTTCGACGTGCAGAGCAATGCCGAGCTACACGACATCCTGACGGCGCTGCCGCTGTTTCCGTACATGGAGATTTCGGTGACACCGATGTGCCGTCACCCGTCGTCAGTGCACAGCAAGGACGATTGA
- the benB gene encoding benzoate 1,2-dioxygenase small subunit, whose translation MSMDYQNICAALYREARLLDDRNWDAWLECYAEDVTYWMPAWDDDDQLTDDPQSQISLMYYANRCGLEDRVFRIKTERSGASTPEPRTSHTVANVEVVAERGDEVDVRYNFHTLSHRYKTTDHFFGTMFVTLRRAGDGFLIASKKIVLKNDYIRQVLDVYHV comes from the coding sequence ATGAGCATGGATTACCAGAACATCTGCGCTGCCCTGTACCGCGAGGCGCGACTGCTTGATGACCGCAATTGGGACGCGTGGCTCGAGTGCTACGCAGAAGACGTCACCTACTGGATGCCCGCATGGGATGACGACGACCAGTTGACCGACGACCCGCAGAGCCAGATCTCGTTGATGTACTACGCCAATCGCTGCGGGCTGGAGGATCGCGTCTTCCGCATCAAGACCGAGCGCAGCGGGGCTTCCACGCCGGAGCCGAGAACCAGCCACACGGTCGCCAATGTTGAAGTTGTGGCCGAACGCGGCGATGAAGTCGACGTGCGCTACAACTTCCACACGCTCAGCCATCGGTACAAAACCACCGATCACTTCTTCGGCACGATGTTCGTCACCCTGCGCCGCGCGGGCGATGGCTTCCTGATCGCATCCAAGAAGATCGTGCTGAAGAACGACTACATCCGGCAGGTGCTCGACGTTTATCACGTCTGA
- a CDS encoding MFS transporter produces MNTPSTDHTVSSPPASRKPAAESTVSSRMELRMVGMVIGLATGVDYMSNLMFSIAGPHIEGGVLASQDVYLWAVTAYAAAASLAILVMGRLADHMTYRKHTLLSLLVFIVGTLMCAAAEGGTMLIVGRAVQGFGGGPMLSTSRIFVQHSPAQERRTMMKGMIYGIFGLSCVSPMLSAALTEQFGWRAIFVAQLLVAVVVCGLVAAFYPHPKMHERKGDFASLDWPSAIAFGLAALIALHGFQQARFIHPDGSPAQVVPIIAVVALIIWVGIRQTGHPLPWVDLRATLQRRFLMGMVFYAIYYMFASAWGFLSSSLLQNGLGFRYETTAQLMSLGGLVTVVLGILNFQLTNVLPTKRVLISIGFVLMATALLWMSHVAMPGASVAAVVPGFMIEGMVGMFVVIQVAGLSYVDLPAKDFGHAYQFKGIMRAWAQAFGTMGATLLLQRGQAQHRTDLVGHVSALTPAWQWPHPLQGSELIRISAEIDRQATLLAVGDLFAWGAVVALGCAGAIWLQRSLR; encoded by the coding sequence ATGAACACGCCAAGCACAGACCACACGGTTTCTTCACCGCCCGCGTCGCGCAAACCGGCCGCCGAATCGACCGTCAGCAGCCGGATGGAACTGCGCATGGTGGGCATGGTGATTGGCCTGGCGACGGGCGTGGACTACATGTCCAACCTGATGTTTTCGATTGCCGGACCGCATATCGAAGGTGGGGTGCTGGCGTCACAGGATGTCTATCTCTGGGCCGTGACGGCGTACGCGGCAGCAGCCAGCCTGGCGATTCTGGTGATGGGTCGGCTGGCCGATCACATGACATACCGGAAGCACACGCTGCTGTCGCTGCTGGTGTTCATTGTCGGCACGCTGATGTGCGCGGCAGCCGAGGGCGGCACGATGCTGATCGTCGGCCGGGCGGTTCAGGGGTTTGGCGGCGGGCCGATGCTGTCGACTTCACGCATCTTTGTGCAGCACAGCCCAGCGCAGGAACGCCGCACGATGATGAAGGGCATGATCTACGGCATCTTCGGGCTGAGTTGCGTGTCACCGATGCTGTCTGCGGCGCTCACGGAGCAATTCGGCTGGCGCGCCATCTTCGTCGCGCAGTTGCTGGTGGCGGTGGTGGTGTGCGGGCTGGTGGCGGCGTTCTATCCACACCCCAAGATGCACGAGCGCAAGGGCGATTTCGCCTCGCTCGACTGGCCGTCGGCCATCGCGTTTGGGCTGGCGGCGCTGATTGCGCTGCATGGGTTCCAGCAGGCCCGCTTCATTCATCCGGATGGTTCGCCCGCGCAGGTGGTGCCGATCATTGCGGTGGTGGCGCTCATCATCTGGGTGGGTATTCGGCAGACGGGCCATCCCTTGCCGTGGGTCGACCTGCGGGCGACGCTGCAGCGGCGCTTCCTGATGGGCATGGTTTTCTACGCCATCTATTACATGTTTGCGAGCGCCTGGGGATTTCTCTCGTCGAGCCTGCTGCAGAACGGTTTGGGCTTCCGTTACGAAACCACCGCGCAGTTGATGAGCCTGGGCGGCTTGGTGACGGTGGTGTTGGGCATCCTGAACTTTCAGTTGACGAATGTGCTGCCGACCAAGCGCGTGCTGATCTCAATCGGCTTTGTGCTGATGGCGACTGCGCTGCTGTGGATGTCGCATGTGGCCATGCCGGGTGCGTCGGTGGCGGCGGTGGTGCCCGGGTTCATGATCGAAGGCATGGTGGGGATGTTTGTGGTGATCCAAGTGGCGGGGCTGTCTTACGTGGATTTGCCGGCCAAGGATTTCGGCCATGCCTACCAGTTCAAGGGAATCATGCGGGCCTGGGCGCAGGCGTTTGGGACGATGGGGGCGACGCTGTTGCTGCAGCGCGGGCAGGCTCAGCACCGCACCGACCTCGTGGGACATGTGAGTGCGCTCACGCCGGCCTGGCAATGGCCGCATCCGTTGCAGGGGTCGGAGTTGATTCGCATCTCGGCCGAGATTGATCGGCAGGCGACGTTGTTGGCTGTGGGCGATTTGTTTGCCTGGGGCGCGGTGGTGGCGTTGGGGTGTGCGGGGGCGATTTGGTTGCAGCGGTCGTTGCGGTGA
- a CDS encoding muconate/chloromuconate family cycloisomerase yields the protein MIRSIEAILVDVPTIRPHKLSVATMHTQTLVLVHVCCEDGIEGWGEATTIGGLNYGEESPESIKVNIDTHIAPLLIGMEARNVAAAMTKVRKTIQGNRFAKCALETALLDAQARRLGVPLSELLGGRLRDALPVAWTLASGDTKKDIAEAEAMLAERRHRIFKLKIGLRAVADDVAHVLAIKRALGDAVSVRVDVNQAWSELDAANGIAALQAGGIDLIEQPVRAENRAALERLARQFAVPMMADEALHGPLDAFELACSASADVFAVKIAQSGGLVPAMQVAAIAQLAGIGLYGGTMLEGAVGTAASAHVFSTFGELQFGTELFGPLLLTQELLTEPLQYRDFMLQVPTGPGLGIQIDRDKLARLRRQ from the coding sequence ATGATTCGCTCGATCGAGGCCATTCTAGTGGATGTGCCCACCATCCGTCCGCACAAACTGTCCGTCGCCACCATGCACACGCAGACGCTCGTTCTCGTGCACGTGTGCTGCGAAGACGGCATCGAAGGCTGGGGCGAGGCCACCACCATTGGCGGTCTCAACTACGGCGAAGAGAGCCCCGAGAGCATCAAGGTCAACATCGACACGCACATTGCGCCGCTGTTGATCGGCATGGAGGCGCGCAACGTGGCGGCCGCCATGACCAAGGTGCGCAAGACCATCCAGGGCAACCGCTTTGCCAAGTGCGCGCTGGAAACGGCGCTGCTCGATGCGCAGGCCCGCCGGCTTGGCGTGCCGCTGTCTGAGCTGCTGGGCGGCCGGCTGCGAGATGCGCTGCCGGTGGCCTGGACGCTCGCCAGCGGCGACACCAAGAAAGACATTGCCGAGGCAGAAGCGATGCTTGCCGAGCGCCGTCACCGCATCTTCAAGCTGAAGATCGGTCTGCGCGCGGTGGCTGACGATGTGGCGCACGTGCTGGCCATCAAGCGTGCACTGGGCGACGCCGTGAGCGTGCGCGTGGACGTCAACCAGGCCTGGAGCGAGCTTGACGCCGCCAACGGCATCGCCGCATTGCAGGCCGGCGGCATCGACCTGATCGAGCAACCGGTGCGCGCCGAGAACCGCGCCGCGCTTGAACGCCTCGCCCGCCAGTTCGCGGTGCCGATGATGGCCGACGAAGCACTGCATGGTCCGCTGGATGCATTTGAGTTGGCCTGTTCTGCCAGCGCCGACGTCTTCGCCGTGAAGATCGCGCAATCCGGTGGTCTCGTGCCGGCGATGCAGGTCGCCGCCATCGCGCAGCTTGCGGGCATCGGCCTTTACGGCGGAACGATGCTCGAAGGGGCGGTTGGCACGGCGGCGTCAGCCCACGTGTTTTCCACCTTTGGCGAGCTGCAGTTCGGCACCGAGCTGTTCGGCCCCTTGTTGCTGACGCAAGAACTGCTGACCGAGCCGCTGCAATACCGCGATTTCATGTTGCAGGTGCCAACCGGCCCCGGCCTGGGCATCCAGATCGATCGCGACAAGCTGGCGCGCCTGCGCCGCCAATGA
- the benC gene encoding benzoate 1,2-dioxygenase electron transfer component BenC produces MSSFTVALNFEDGVTRFIDCKAGEKVLDAAFRAKINLPMDCSDGVCGTCKCRAESGSYDLGDDYIDDALTEDEKNTGLVLTCQMVPQSDCVIAVPTTSTSCKTGQSSFGTTVSKVELHNDAAVVLELDVDASAPVFLPGQYVNIGVPGTGQHRSYSFSSAPGESKISFLIKKIPGGVMSRWLETAQPGDKLDLHGPLGSFYLRNVQRPLLFLAGGTGLAPFLSMLEVLARANSQQKVHLIYGVTRDLDLVQVDALEAYAARLPNFSYATVVADAASNHPRKGWVTQHVPADALNDGDVDVYLCGPPPMVDAVRKYFDDEGVKPNSFYYEKFTPNAVPEAKAA; encoded by the coding sequence ATGTCCAGTTTCACAGTCGCATTGAACTTCGAGGACGGCGTGACCCGTTTCATCGATTGCAAAGCGGGCGAGAAGGTGCTCGATGCCGCCTTCCGCGCGAAGATCAACCTGCCCATGGATTGCTCCGATGGTGTGTGCGGAACCTGCAAGTGCCGCGCCGAGAGCGGAAGTTACGACCTCGGCGACGATTACATTGACGATGCCCTGACCGAAGACGAGAAGAACACGGGCCTCGTCCTGACGTGCCAGATGGTGCCGCAAAGCGATTGCGTGATCGCGGTGCCGACCACGTCGACCAGCTGCAAGACTGGTCAGAGCAGCTTCGGGACAACGGTGTCGAAAGTCGAGTTGCACAACGACGCAGCCGTCGTGCTGGAACTGGACGTGGATGCCAGTGCGCCGGTGTTTCTTCCTGGCCAGTACGTCAACATCGGCGTACCGGGCACCGGCCAGCACCGCTCGTATTCGTTCTCATCCGCCCCCGGAGAATCGAAGATCAGCTTCCTCATCAAGAAGATTCCCGGCGGCGTGATGAGCCGTTGGCTGGAAACCGCGCAGCCGGGCGACAAGCTCGATCTGCACGGGCCGCTGGGCAGCTTCTATCTGCGCAATGTGCAGCGGCCGCTGTTGTTCCTTGCTGGCGGCACGGGGCTCGCTCCGTTCCTGTCGATGCTTGAAGTGCTGGCACGTGCGAACTCGCAGCAGAAGGTGCACCTGATTTATGGCGTCACCCGTGACCTCGACCTGGTGCAGGTCGACGCGCTTGAAGCCTATGCAGCGCGGTTGCCGAACTTCAGCTACGCCACGGTCGTGGCTGACGCCGCGTCGAATCATCCGCGCAAGGGTTGGGTGACGCAGCACGTGCCGGCCGATGCCCTGAACGATGGCGACGTGGATGTCTATCTGTGCGGGCCGCCGCCGATGGTCGATGCCGTGCGCAAGTACTTTGACGACGAGGGCGTGAAGCCCAACAGCTTCTACTACGAGAAATTCACGCCCAATGCAGTACCGGAGGCGAAGGCGGCATGA
- a CDS encoding LysR family transcriptional regulator has translation MELRHLRYFVAVAEELNFTRAAERLHIAQPPLSRQIQQLEEEVGVLLFERGSRPLKLTEAGRFFHAHARQLLAQTAELASMTQRVGQIERRMSVGFVASTLYGMLPKVIRRFRAEYPMVDLTMHEMTTMDQIQALKDGRIDVGFGRIRYEDPNVRRILLRDERLIVALPSGHALLDGRTTVSLRDLVGDTLIIYPRAPRPSYADQVLALFHDRALEPSKIYEARELQIALGLVAAGEGVSVVPRSVAGLRREDVCYMELDDPQLVSPIIFSTRLLDESEDIQAMLALTYRLYDEQKIPYYAPS, from the coding sequence ATGGAGCTACGCCATCTTCGCTATTTCGTGGCGGTTGCTGAAGAGCTGAACTTCACGCGTGCCGCTGAACGGCTGCACATTGCGCAGCCCCCGCTGTCGCGGCAGATTCAGCAATTGGAGGAGGAAGTCGGCGTGCTGCTGTTCGAGCGCGGCAGCCGCCCGCTCAAGCTGACCGAAGCCGGCCGCTTTTTCCACGCGCACGCGCGGCAGTTGCTCGCGCAGACGGCGGAACTTGCCTCGATGACGCAACGCGTCGGCCAGATCGAGCGGCGCATGTCCGTCGGCTTCGTGGCTTCAACGCTGTACGGAATGCTGCCAAAGGTCATCCGGCGCTTTCGGGCGGAGTACCCGATGGTCGATCTGACCATGCACGAGATGACGACCATGGACCAGATCCAGGCGCTCAAGGACGGCCGCATCGACGTCGGCTTCGGCCGCATCCGTTACGAAGACCCGAACGTGCGGCGCATCCTCCTGCGCGATGAGCGATTGATCGTCGCGCTGCCATCAGGCCATGCCCTGCTGGACGGCAGAACGACGGTATCCCTGCGCGACCTTGTCGGCGACACGCTCATCATCTACCCGCGCGCGCCGCGTCCGAGCTATGCGGACCAAGTGCTCGCCCTCTTCCACGATCGCGCGCTCGAACCCAGCAAGATTTACGAGGCACGGGAATTGCAAATTGCCCTGGGACTGGTCGCCGCGGGCGAAGGTGTGTCGGTGGTGCCGCGCAGTGTGGCGGGCTTGCGGCGGGAAGATGTCTGCTACATGGAACTCGACGATCCGCAATTGGTCTCGCCCATTATCTTCAGCACGCGCCTGCTCGACGAGTCTGAAGACATCCAGGCCATGCTGGCGCTGACGTATCGGTTGTATGACGAGCAGAAGATCCCGTATTACGCGCCCTCGTAA
- a CDS encoding transglycosylase domain-containing protein yields MKRIRRPIIIKLALVVALVLAVGALLVAHEFRTSAWQARYFAHLAQSQTFPVKPGPNTSARYPSSGPYDERLGYHDLPTFLDRLRSRGYIVAQQAVPSKEMVARMDSGMNPPYREKDQAGLELLDDDGRPIYRVRHPERVYDSFASVPPLLVNSLLAIENRTLLQTEYPKRNPAVEWSRLARAVWDRALHVVNPAHESPGGSTLATQIEKYRHSPEGRTDSPSEKLRQMFSASARAYLNGEDTTATRHQLAVDYLNTVPLGARAGFGEIQGIGDALWVWYGRDFAQVNALLSAQSTAPLADRALAYKEALSLLVSQRRPSYYLENLDELETLTNAYLRVLAVSGVIPPALRDAAIAQSLKQQALNTRVPPPPIEHKGTNAVRVNLAGMLGISRMYALDRLDLTASSTLDAPLQRDISTELRKLRDPAHAKAAGLVGDMMLERGDPRGVTYSFTLYERAPGGNRVLVQADTFDKPFDINEGVKLDLGSTAKLRTLVTYLQIVAELHKRYADQPAAALRKVNIPVQNPIERWAVDYLAHTQDRSLKAMLDASMERKYSGNAGEWFATGGGMQSFENFEKWEGTQNFTVREGLKHSVNLVFVRIMRDISRYFQHQLPNAGAEALTNPDSPQRQVYLRRFADREGKLFMGRFYAKYKGKTDKEREAILVQSTHATPVRLATIYRSIDPEAGPGKLAAFIRSYLPGAKLDEAELTNLYEKYSVQRFDLADRGYIAKLHPLELWLVAYLRTHPQATLAQVNEASADERLSVYKWLLQSHRKAAQDKRIKQMLEIEAFQQIHAMWKRLGYPFESLVPSYGTAIGASADRPASLAELMGIIENDGIRLPSVRIDRLRFAADTPYEVMLCRDPNAGERVLPPEIPPLVKSALAGVVEGGTAKRISGTFVQKDGKPIAIGGKTGTGDNRFKTFSRGGGLISERVVSRSGAFVFYLGDRYFGTVVAYVAGADAAKYKFTSALTVQVLKVLAPTLMNHLDLQDEAPAFNCKMPQATAPEQKLD; encoded by the coding sequence GTGAAAAGAATACGCCGCCCCATCATCATCAAGTTGGCCCTCGTCGTGGCGCTGGTGCTTGCGGTGGGCGCCTTGCTGGTCGCTCACGAATTCCGCACCTCTGCCTGGCAGGCCCGCTATTTCGCGCATCTGGCGCAATCGCAAACCTTTCCCGTCAAGCCGGGGCCAAACACGTCGGCCCGCTACCCGAGCTCCGGCCCCTACGACGAGCGGCTCGGCTATCACGACCTTCCAACCTTTCTAGATCGCCTGCGCTCGCGCGGCTACATCGTTGCCCAGCAGGCTGTGCCATCCAAAGAGATGGTCGCCCGCATGGACAGCGGCATGAACCCGCCTTATCGCGAGAAAGACCAGGCCGGCCTGGAATTGCTGGACGATGATGGCCGACCGATCTACCGCGTGCGGCACCCCGAACGTGTGTATGACAGTTTCGCGTCGGTACCGCCGCTGCTCGTCAACTCGCTGCTCGCAATTGAAAACCGCACCCTGCTGCAGACGGAATACCCCAAGCGCAACCCGGCCGTGGAGTGGTCACGCCTGGCACGCGCCGTGTGGGACCGCGCCCTGCACGTCGTCAACCCGGCGCATGAATCGCCTGGCGGCAGCACGCTCGCCACGCAAATCGAGAAGTACCGCCACTCGCCCGAAGGCCGCACTGATTCCCCCAGCGAAAAACTGCGTCAAATGTTCTCCGCATCCGCGCGTGCCTACCTGAACGGTGAAGACACCACCGCCACGCGCCACCAGCTCGCGGTCGATTACCTGAACACCGTGCCGCTGGGCGCGCGCGCCGGGTTTGGCGAAATCCAAGGGATTGGCGATGCGCTATGGGTCTGGTACGGACGCGACTTCGCACAGGTGAATGCGTTGCTCTCGGCCCAATCGACCGCCCCGCTCGCAGACCGCGCGCTTGCGTACAAGGAGGCGTTGAGCCTGCTCGTATCGCAGCGGCGGCCGTCGTATTACCTTGAGAACCTCGATGAACTCGAAACCTTGACCAACGCCTACCTGCGCGTGCTGGCCGTATCCGGCGTGATTCCGCCAGCGCTGCGCGATGCGGCGATCGCACAATCGCTCAAGCAGCAGGCACTGAACACGCGCGTGCCGCCTCCGCCCATCGAGCACAAAGGCACAAACGCCGTACGCGTCAATCTGGCGGGCATGCTCGGCATCTCGCGCATGTATGCGCTCGACCGGCTAGACCTGACCGCCAGCAGCACGCTTGATGCGCCGTTGCAGCGCGATATCTCAACTGAGTTGCGCAAGCTGCGCGACCCCGCGCACGCCAAGGCCGCCGGCCTCGTCGGCGACATGATGCTGGAGCGCGGCGACCCGCGCGGCGTGACGTACAGCTTCACGCTCTACGAACGCGCGCCGGGCGGCAACCGCGTGCTGGTGCAGGCCGACACGTTCGACAAGCCGTTCGACATCAACGAAGGCGTCAAGCTGGATCTGGGCTCAACAGCTAAGCTGCGCACGCTGGTGACGTATCTCCAGATCGTGGCCGAGCTGCATAAGCGCTATGCCGACCAGCCTGCTGCGGCGCTGCGCAAGGTCAACATCCCCGTGCAGAACCCGATCGAGCGCTGGGCGGTGGACTACCTCGCCCACACGCAAGACCGCTCGCTCAAGGCGATGCTCGATGCATCGATGGAGCGCAAATACTCCGGCAACGCTGGCGAATGGTTTGCCACCGGCGGCGGCATGCAGAGCTTCGAGAACTTCGAGAAATGGGAAGGCACCCAGAACTTCACGGTGCGCGAGGGGCTCAAGCACTCCGTCAACCTTGTCTTCGTCCGGATCATGCGCGACATCTCGCGCTACTTTCAGCACCAGTTGCCCAATGCCGGCGCCGAGGCGTTGACCAACCCGGATTCCCCACAGCGGCAGGTCTACCTGCGACGCTTTGCCGACCGCGAAGGCAAGCTCTTCATGGGCCGGTTCTACGCCAAATACAAAGGCAAGACCGACAAGGAGCGCGAAGCCATCCTGGTGCAAAGCACGCACGCCACGCCGGTGCGGCTGGCTACAATCTACCGCAGCATCGACCCGGAGGCCGGGCCAGGAAAACTCGCTGCGTTCATCCGCAGCTACCTGCCAGGCGCAAAGCTGGATGAGGCCGAACTCACCAACCTGTATGAGAAATATTCCGTCCAGCGTTTCGACCTGGCCGACCGCGGCTACATCGCCAAGCTGCATCCGCTGGAACTGTGGCTGGTGGCGTATCTGCGCACCCATCCGCAAGCCACGCTTGCCCAGGTGAACGAGGCCAGCGCCGATGAGCGCTTGTCCGTCTATAAATGGCTGCTGCAATCGCACCGCAAGGCCGCGCAAGACAAGCGCATCAAACAGATGTTGGAAATTGAAGCGTTCCAGCAGATTCACGCCATGTGGAAGCGGCTGGGGTATCCGTTCGAGTCGCTGGTGCCGTCATACGGAACCGCCATCGGTGCATCGGCAGACCGGCCCGCGTCGCTGGCGGAGTTGATGGGCATCATCGAAAACGACGGCATCCGCCTGCCCAGCGTGCGCATCGATCGCCTGCGCTTTGCCGCCGATACGCCGTACGAAGTCATGCTTTGCCGCGACCCCAACGCCGGAGAGCGCGTGCTGCCGCCCGAGATTCCGCCCCTGGTCAAATCCGCGCTGGCCGGCGTCGTCGAAGGCGGCACCGCCAAGCGGATCTCCGGAACGTTTGTGCAGAAGGACGGCAAACCCATCGCCATCGGCGGTAAAACCGGCACCGGCGACAACCGCTTCAAAACGTTCAGCCGCGGCGGCGGCCTCATCTCCGAACGGGTCGTCAGCCGCTCCGGCGCCTTCGTCTTCTACCTGGGAGACCGCTACTTCGGCACCGTCGTCGCCTACGTGGCCGGCGCCGATGCCGCCAAGTACAAATTCACCAGCGCACTGACGGTGCAAGTGCTCAAGGTCCTGGCCCCCACGCTGATGAACCACCTGGACCTGCAAGACGAGGCGCCTGCCTTCAACTGCAAGATGCCGCAAGCCACAGCGCCGGAACAGAAGCTGGATTGA
- a CDS encoding Rieske 2Fe-2S domain-containing protein, whose product MSALIDKASELDQLLSTAVVDDEEAGIFRCRRDIFTNPDLFELEMKHIFENNWVYLAHESQIPNNNDYYTTWIGRQPIVITRDKTGELHAVINACAHKGAMLCRRKHGNKGSFTCPFHGWTFSNTGKLLKVKDEKTTEYPVQFNTHASHDLKKVARFENYRGFLFGSLNADVQPLEAYLGEARVIIDQIVDQSPDGLEVLRGNSSYVYDGNWKMQMENGCDGYHVSTVHWNYAATMGRRKEGGTQAVDANSWSKSVAGVYGFEHGHILLWTQTMNPEVRPVYAHREEIKARVGETQTDFIVNQTRNLCLYPNVFLMDQFSTQIRVVRPISVDKTEVSIFCFAPKGESATDRATRIRQYEDFFNVTGMGTADDLEEFRACQNGYAGTTALWNDLSRGAPLWIHGPDENATKMGLKPLISGERSEDEGLFVCQHEYWVRVMREALKQECEGVPA is encoded by the coding sequence ATGTCCGCCTTGATTGATAAAGCCAGCGAACTGGACCAACTGCTGTCAACCGCTGTGGTGGATGACGAAGAGGCCGGCATTTTCCGCTGCCGCCGCGACATCTTCACCAACCCCGATTTGTTCGAGCTGGAGATGAAGCACATCTTCGAGAACAACTGGGTGTATCTGGCGCACGAAAGCCAGATTCCGAACAACAACGATTACTACACCACGTGGATCGGCCGCCAGCCGATCGTCATCACCCGCGACAAGACCGGGGAGCTGCATGCGGTCATCAACGCATGTGCGCACAAGGGCGCGATGCTGTGTCGTCGCAAGCATGGCAACAAGGGCAGCTTCACGTGCCCGTTCCACGGCTGGACGTTCTCCAACACCGGCAAGCTGCTCAAGGTGAAGGACGAAAAGACCACCGAGTATCCGGTGCAGTTCAACACGCACGCCTCGCACGATTTGAAGAAGGTCGCTCGGTTCGAGAACTATCGTGGCTTCCTGTTCGGCAGCCTCAATGCCGATGTGCAGCCGCTTGAGGCGTACCTTGGCGAAGCGCGTGTGATCATCGACCAGATCGTCGATCAGTCGCCCGACGGCCTGGAAGTGCTGCGCGGCAATTCTTCCTACGTGTATGACGGCAACTGGAAGATGCAGATGGAGAACGGCTGCGACGGCTACCACGTCAGCACGGTGCACTGGAATTACGCCGCCACGATGGGGCGACGCAAGGAAGGCGGCACCCAGGCGGTGGATGCGAACAGCTGGAGCAAGTCGGTGGCGGGCGTCTACGGGTTCGAGCACGGCCACATCTTGTTGTGGACGCAGACGATGAACCCGGAGGTGCGCCCCGTCTATGCGCACCGCGAAGAAATCAAGGCACGCGTGGGTGAAACCCAAACGGACTTCATCGTCAACCAGACCCGCAATCTGTGCCTGTATCCGAACGTGTTCCTGATGGACCAGTTCAGCACGCAGATTCGCGTGGTACGGCCGATCAGCGTCGACAAGACCGAGGTCTCCATCTTCTGTTTCGCGCCGAAGGGCGAAAGCGCAACGGACCGCGCAACGCGCATCCGCCAGTACGAGGACTTCTTCAACGTTACCGGCATGGGTACCGCCGATGACCTGGAAGAATTCCGTGCCTGTCAGAACGGCTACGCCGGCACCACCGCGCTGTGGAACGACCTGTCGCGCGGGGCGCCGCTGTGGATTCACGGCCCCGACGAAAACGCAACGAAGATGGGATTGAAGCCGCTCATCTCGGGTGAGCGCAGTGAAGACGAAGGCTTGTTCGTCTGCCAGCACGAATATTGGGTGCGCGTCATGCGCGAGGCGCTCAAGCAGGAATGCGAAGGGGTGCCGGCATGA